Genomic window (Actinomycetota bacterium):
CCAAGGGCGGCGATCATCTTCCTCCACGGCATCGCCAGCCACGCGGGCTGGTTCGGGGAGACAGCCGCCGATCTCAACAGCCAGGGCGTGGTTGTCTATGGGCCGGACCGACGTGGTTCGGGCCGCAGCGGCGGACCCCGCGGCCACCTTGAGCGCTACGGTCGTGCGCTGGACGACGTCGAGGAGATGGTGCGGCTGGTCTCCTCCGAACACCGGACAACGCCCATCTTCCTGGCCGCCTCCAGCTGGGCGGCCAAGCTGGCCGTCGTCTACGCCGCGCAGCGGCCCGGCTCCCTATCGGGGCTGCTGCTCCTCGGCCCCGGGCTCCTCCCTCGGGTCAACCTGTCACCGACTCGACAGCTCTTCGTCGTCGTCGGCCACCTGGTCGCTCCGACGGCTCGCCTGCCCATTCCGCTGACGCCGGAGCTGTATACGGCCAACCGGCCGTATGTCGACTTCATTCGAGGAGACCGGCTGCGCCTGCTGGAGGCGACGACCCGGTTCTTCTGGGAGACGGCACGTCTGGACCGTCAACGCGCGCGCGCCTCGGCCCGCCTGAAGCTCCCGCTCCTCGTCCTCCAAGGCCAAGACGACAAGATGATGGATGTCACCAGGACGCGTCGCTGGTTCTCCCGG
Coding sequences:
- a CDS encoding alpha/beta fold hydrolase, producing the protein MVRADPSAGALAGRGAESRFLAASDGINLHYLRWSSGRSPPRAAIIFLHGIASHAGWFGETAADLNSQGVVVYGPDRRGSGRSGGPRGHLERYGRALDDVEEMVRLVSSEHRTTPIFLAASSWAAKLAVVYAAQRPGSLSGLLLLGPGLLPRVNLSPTRQLFVVVGHLVAPTARLPIPLTPELYTANRPYVDFIRGDRLRLLEATTRFFWETARLDRQRARASARLKLPLLVLQGQDDKMMDVTRTRRWFSR